Proteins found in one Pocillopora verrucosa isolate sample1 chromosome 12, ASM3666991v2, whole genome shotgun sequence genomic segment:
- the LOC131785107 gene encoding protein shisa-4-like yields MASKKLLCFLLVHIFALGSATYCSDCSLSESCCSDKVCRQRCFHCSDDYQCGTKEQCCDNKCISSFSSCSCSHDFQCDTGEQCCNSKCISSSFSCSCTYDYHCHIGEVCCGGVCSSHCGWSGGAIAGAIIGTVIFFAIIISIVSCFCCACCPYYRYRTPDNVVVTDQQPRQEIVATHTHETALRVDLPPFMYSEQPPPAGYNPPPQGFNEPPPPYSSYPPPPNQYPPPPGQAQAAPIPAAINSGQPNKFYEK; encoded by the coding sequence ATGGCCTCAAAGAAACTTTTATGCTTTCTTCTCGTCCATATCTTTGCCTTGGGAAGTGCTACCTACTGTAGCGATTGTTCCCTCAGTGAGTCCTGTTGTTCAGATAAAGTCTGTAGACAGAGATGTTTCCACTGTTCGGACGACTACCAGTGTGGAACGAAAGAACAATGCTGTGATAACAAATGCATCAGTAGTTTCTCAAGTTGTTCCTGTTCGCACGACTTCCAATGTGACACTGGCGAGCAATGCTGTAATAGCAAATGCATCAGTAGTTCGTTTTCTTGTTCCTGCACGTATGACTACCATTGTCACATTGGAGAGGTTTGTTGTGGGGGAGTTTGTTCCTCACACTGTGGTTGGAGCGGTGGAGCTATTGCAGGCGCCATTATCGGCACGGTTATCTTCTTCGCCATCATCATTTCCATCGTATCCTGCTTCTGCTGCGCTTGTTGCCCGTACTACCGCTATCGTACACCCGATAATGTGGTCGTCACCGACCAACAACCACGACAAGAAATAGTCGCAACTCACACCCACGAGACGGCGCTACGAGTAGATCTTCCTCCGTTTATGTACTCCGAACAGCCTCCTCCAGCTGGTTACAACCCGCCTCCTCAAGGCTTTAATGAGCCTCCTCCGCCTTACTCGAGCTATCCACCGCCACCAAACCAATATCCTCCACCGCCGGGACAAGCTCAAGCGGCGCCGATACCGGCTGCAATAAACTCTGGACAACCGAACAAGTTCTACGAAAAGTAA
- the LOC131785105 gene encoding keratin-associated protein 5-3-like, translating to MASKELLCFLFVCFFAVRSATCCTYDSDCSYLQSCCTDKVCRQRCSVCSYDYQCGSNEQCCKSQCKSSSSSCSCSYDSQCGSSKKCCNGKCISSFSSCSCSYDFQCGSSKKCCKSKCISSSSSCSCSYDYQCGSSKKCCNGKCISSFSSCSCSYDFQCGSGKKCCNSKCISSSSSCSCSYDYQCDSGEQCCNSKCISSWSSCSCSYDYQCDSGEQCCKSKCITKSFSCNCSSDDQCDIGEDCCGGVCSSYCGWSGGTIAGAVIGTIIFFAIIISIVSCCCCACCPYYRYRTPSTVVLNCQQPQQQIVSTHMMTTQQAYAPPPLNYNQPPLPCYNQPPPDGYDQPLPGFNQAPPPYSGCLPPPNQYPPPLEQAKAAPRPTAVNTEQPNEI from the coding sequence ATGGCCTCTAAGGAGCTTTTATGCTTTCTTTTCGTCTGTTTCTTTGCCGTGAGAAGTGCTACCTGCTGTACCTACGACAGTGATTGTTCCTACCTTCAGTCCTGTTGTACAGATAAAGTCTGCAGACAGCGTTGTTCTGTCTGTTCGTACGACTACCAATGTGGATCGAACGAGCAGTGCTGTAAAAGCCAATGTAAAAGTAGTTCGTCTTCTTGTTCCTGTTCGTACGACTCCCAATGTGGATCGAGCAAGAAATGCTGTAATGGCAAATGCATCAGtagtttttcttcttgttcctGTTCGTACGACTTCCAATGTGGATCGAGTAAGAAATGCTGTAAAAGCAAATGCATCAGTAGTTCGTCTTCTTGTTCCTGTTCGTACGACTACCAATGTGGATCGAGCAAGAAATGCTGTAATGGCAAATGCATCAGtagtttttcttcttgttcctGTTCGTACGACTTCCAATGTGGATCGGGCAAGAAATGCTGTAATAGCAAATGCATCAGTAGTTCGTCCTCTTGTTCCTGTTCGTACGACTACCAATGTGACAGTGGCGAGCAATGCTGTAATAGCAAATGCATCAGTAGTTGGTCCTCTTGTTCCTGTTCGTACGACTATCAATGTGACAGTGGGGAGCAGTGCTGTAAAAGCAAATGCATTACTAAATCGTTTTCTTGTAACTGTTCGTCCGACGACCAGTGTGACATTGGAGAGGATTGTTGTGGAGGAGTTTGTTCCTCATACTGTGGTTGGAGTGGTGGAACTATTGCAGGGGCTGTTATCGGCACGATTATTTTCTTTGCCATCATCATTTCTATCGTATCCTGCTGCTGCTGTGCTTGTTGCCCGTACTACCGCTATCGTACACCCAGCACTGTGGTCCTCAATTGCCAACAGCCACAACAACAAATAGTCTCAACCCACATGATGACGACGCAACAAGCATATGCTCCTCCGCCGTTGAACTACAACCAGCCTCCCCTACCATGTTACAACCAGCCTCCTCCAGATGGATACGATCAGCCTCTTCCAGGTTTCAATCAGGCTCCTCCGCCTTACTCAGGCTGTTTACCACCACCAAACCAATATCCTCCACCGCTGGAACAAGCTAAAGCGGCGCCGAGGCCAACAGCAGTAAACACCGAACAACCGAACGAGATCTAA
- the LOC131785106 gene encoding uncharacterized protein DDB_G0272530-like, with translation MASKKLLCFLIDFFFALGIATSCNYDSDCSLSLSCCSDKVCRQRCYCSYDYQCGTYGQCCNNKCISSSSTCSCSNDYQCHISQQCCNGKCISSSFSCSCSYDYQCRSSKKCCNSKCISSSSSCSCSYDHQCDSGEQCCNSKCISKSSSCYCTYDSDCDIGEDCCGGVCSASYCGWSGGAIAGAIISTIIFFAIIISIVSCLCCACCPYYRYRTPRTAVVTGQQPQQQMVSTHTHLTPQQVHAPPPVNYNQPPAAGNNPPPQGFNQAPPPYPSYPPPPNQYPPQPGQVQAVPMPAAINAGQPNTC, from the coding sequence ATGGCCTCAAAGAAACTTTTATGCTTTCTTATCGACTTTTTTTTTGCCTTGGGAATTGCTACCAGCTGTAACTACGACAGCGATTGTTCCCTCAGTTTGTCCTGTTGTTCAGATAAAGTCTGTAGACAGAGGTGTTACTGTTCGTACGACTACCAGTGTGGAACTTACGGGCAATGCTGTAATAACAAATGCATCAGTAGTTCGTCCACTTGTTCCTGTTCTAACGACTACCAGTGTCACATTAGCCAGCAGTGCTGTAATGGCAAATGCATCAGTAGTTCGTTTTCTTGTTCCTGTTCGTACGACTACCAATGTCGATCGAGCAAGAAATGCTGTAATAGCAAATGCATCAGTAGTTCGTCTTCTTGTTCCTGTTCATACGACCACCAATGTGACAGTGGCGAGCAGTGCTGTAATAGCAAATGCATCAGTAAATCGTCTTCTTGTTACTGTACGTACGACTCCGATTGTGACATTGGAGAGGATTGTTGTGGGGGAGTTTGTTCGGCATCATACTGTGGTTGGAGTGGTGGAGCTATTGCAGGCGCTATTATCAGCACAATTATTTTCTTCGCCATCATCATTTCCATTGTGTCCTGTCTCTGCTGTGCTTGTTGCCCATACTACCGCTATCGTACACCCCGTACTGCGGTCGTCACCGGCCAACAGCCACAGCAACAAATGGTCTCAACTCACACACACTTGACGCCGCAACAAGTACATGCTCCTCCGCCGGTGAACTACAATCAGCCTCCAGCAGCTGGTAACAACCCGCCTCCTCAAGGCTTTAATCAGGCACCTCCACCTTACCCGAGCTATCCACCGCCACCAAACCAATATCCTCCACAGCCGGGACAAGTTCAAGCGGTGCCGATGCCGGCTGCAATAAACGCTGGACAACCGAACACGTGCTAA
- the LOC131785085 gene encoding uncharacterized protein, translating into MSYVNTLGSATYCNDDSDFSYLQSCCTDKICRQQCSVCSDDYQCGSNEQCCKRQCIRRFSSCSCSYDSQCASSKKCCKSKCISSLSSCSCSYDSQCGSSKKCCNGKCISSLSSCSCSYDFQCGSGKKCCNGKCISSSSSCSCSYDYQCDSGEQCCNGKCISSWSSCSCSYDYQCDSGEQCCKSKCISKSSSCNCSSDDQCDIGEDCCGGVCSSYCGWSGGTIAGAVIGTIIFFAIMISIVSCCCCACCPYYRYRTPGTVVVTGQQPQQQMVSTHMMTTQQACAPPPLNYNQPPLLCYNQPPPDGYDQPLPGFNQAPPPYSGCLPSPNQYPPPLEQAKAAPRPAAVNTEQPNEI; encoded by the exons ATGTCATACGTGAATACG CTCGGAAGTGCTACCTACTGCAACGACGACAGTGATTTTTCCTACCTTCAGTCCTGTTGTACAGATAAAATCTGTAGACAGCAATGTTCTGTCTGTTCGGACGACTACCAATGTGGATCGAACGAGCAGTGCTGTAAACGCCAATGTATCAGacgtttttcttcttgttcctGTTCGTACGACTCCCAATGTGCATCGAGCAAGAAATGCTGTAAAAGCAAATGCATCAGTAGTTTGTCTTCTTGTTCCTGTTCGTACGACTCCCAATGTGGATCGAGCAAGAAATGCTGTAATGGCAAATGCATTAGTAGTCTTTCTTCTTGTTCCTGTTCGTACGACTTCCAATGTGGATCGGGCAAGAAATGCTGTAATGGCAAATGCATCAGTAGTTCGTCCTCTTGTTCCTGTTCGTACGACTACCAATGTGACAGTGGCGAGCAATGCTGTAATGGCAAATGCATCAGTAGTTGGTCCTCTTGTTCCTGTTCGTACGACTACCAATGTGACAGTGGCGAGCAGTGCTGTAAAAGCAAATGCATTAGTAAATCGTCTTCTTGCAACTGTTCGTCCGACGACCAGTGTGACATTGGAGAGGATTGTTGTGGAGGAGTTTGTTCCTCATACTGTGGTTGGAGTGGTGGAACTATTGCAGGGGCTGTTATCGGCACGATTATTTTCTTTGCCATCATGATTTCCATCGTATCCTGCTGCTGCTGTGCTTGTTGCCCGTACTACCGCTATCGTACACCCGGCACTGTGGTCGTCACAGGCCAACAGCCACAACAACAAATGGTCTCAACCCACATGATGACGACGCAACAAGCATGTGCTCCTCCGCCGTTGAACTACAACCAGCCTCCCCTACTATGTTACAACCAGCCTCCTCCAGATGGATACGATCAGCCTCTTCCAGGTTTCAATCAGGCTCCTCCGCCTTACTCAGGCTGTTTACCATCACCAAACCAATATCCTCCACCGCTGGAACAAGCTAAAGCGGCGCCGAGGCCAGCAGCAGTAAACACCGAACAACCGAACGAGATCTAA